Proteins encoded by one window of Pseudomonadota bacterium:
- a CDS encoding 50S ribosomal protein L7/L12: MPTLTQEELMDAICNLTLMQAAELTKALEEKLGVSAAAPVAAVAMPVAGAAGGGAAAAEEEKTSFDIELASVKADANKVQVIKVVREFTTHGLKEAKELVDGAPKVIKEGVTKEEAEKMKARFAEVGAEIKLK, from the coding sequence ATGCCTACGCTTACCCAGGAAGAACTCATGGATGCCATCTGCAACCTCACGCTCATGCAGGCGGCTGAGCTGACCAAGGCCCTCGAGGAGAAGCTCGGCGTCTCCGCCGCAGCGCCCGTGGCCGCGGTTGCCATGCCGGTCGCCGGCGCGGCGGGTGGCGGCGCTGCCGCTGCCGAGGAGGAGAAGACCTCGTTCGACATCGAGCTCGCCTCCGTGAAGGCAGATGCCAACAAGGTCCAGGTCATCAAGGTGGTGCGCGAGTTCACCACCCACGGCCTTAAGGAGGCCAAGGAGCTCGTCGACGGCGCGCCCAAGGTCATCAAGGAAGGCGTGACCAAGGAAGAGGCCGAGAAGATGAAGGCTCGCTTCGCCGAGGTCGGCGCCGAGATCAAGCTCAAGTAG
- a CDS encoding 50S ribosomal protein L10, whose protein sequence is MALTHKQAMARKTASLEELREKFGNAKIAILTDYRGEGDGLDVKDITALRGRLREQDGEYKVVKNTLARKVVGELGITGLDAHFENPTAIAFGYKDPVTLAKALTDFLKERKQKPPYIKAAYMDGQVLDAKGIDALASLPSREVIYQQLLGMLIAPHQQLMRLLQEPGRRVASITHQISEKQPEGAPAAAEA, encoded by the coding sequence ATGGCACTCACGCACAAGCAGGCCATGGCCAGAAAGACCGCCAGCCTCGAAGAGCTCCGCGAGAAGTTCGGGAACGCGAAGATCGCGATCCTGACCGACTACCGCGGTGAAGGCGACGGACTCGACGTCAAGGACATCACTGCGCTTCGCGGAAGGCTGCGCGAACAAGACGGCGAGTACAAGGTCGTCAAGAACACGCTGGCCCGCAAGGTCGTTGGTGAGCTTGGCATCACGGGGCTCGACGCACACTTCGAGAACCCCACGGCCATCGCGTTCGGATACAAGGATCCGGTCACGCTCGCAAAGGCGCTGACTGATTTCCTCAAGGAACGCAAGCAGAAGCCCCCGTACATCAAGGCCGCCTACATGGATGGGCAGGTCCTCGATGCGAAGGGAATCGACGCCCTGGCGTCGCTGCCGTCCCGCGAGGTCATCTACCAGCAGCTGCTGGGCATGCTGATCGCTCCGCACCAGCAGCTCATGCGGCTTCTTCAGGAGCCCGGACGCCGCGTGGCGAGCATCACCCATCAGATCTCCGAGAAGCAGCCTGAAGGCGCTCCCGCAGCCGCGGAAGCCTGA